From the genome of Synechococcus sp. PCC 7335, one region includes:
- a CDS encoding DUF3854 domain-containing protein, with protein sequence MDWGQFKPQNPRTSWKHPDKVIKYEAPAKQSTRALFLSLPWADGLGIAQRHELGLNYQYRLQQAVHDIYPDADALSHAQTLALVLDRHNAANSEDQDRNFWSWWLSNPKAPIVITEGAKKAGAALTAGYATISLPGVYNGYRSKDRLGNPIDPVLIPDIQAIVGNERPIILAFDEDEKPNTRRHVGIAISRFSQLLINARCHVSIAQWSPKQGKGLDDLIANQAQMPSISD encoded by the coding sequence ATGGACTGGGGCCAGTTCAAACCCCAGAACCCCAGAACGAGCTGGAAGCATCCCGACAAAGTAATCAAATACGAAGCGCCCGCCAAACAAAGCACCCGCGCCCTCTTCCTGTCTCTTCCCTGGGCCGATGGACTGGGTATCGCCCAGCGCCACGAGCTTGGTCTTAACTATCAGTACCGCCTACAACAGGCCGTCCACGACATCTATCCCGACGCCGACGCCCTCAGCCACGCCCAAACCCTTGCCCTCGTCCTAGACCGTCACAACGCCGCTAACTCTGAAGACCAAGATAGAAACTTTTGGTCCTGGTGGCTCTCCAACCCAAAAGCCCCCATCGTCATCACCGAAGGCGCAAAAAAAGCAGGCGCCGCCCTCACCGCAGGTTACGCCACCATTTCGCTTCCTGGCGTCTACAACGGCTACCGCTCCAAAGACCGCCTCGGCAACCCCATCGACCCGGTTCTCATCCCGGACATCCAAGCCATCGTCGGCAATGAGCGCCCGATCATCCTTGCCTTCGACGAAGACGAGAAACCTAACACCCGCCGCCACGTCGGTATCGCCATCAGCCGCTTTAGCCAACTGCTAATCAACGCACGCTGCCACGTCAGCATCGCCCAATGGTCTCCCAAACAAGGCAAAGGACTCGATGACCTAATCGCTAACCAAGCACAGATGCCTTCCATAAGCGATTAA